The following are encoded in a window of Musa acuminata AAA Group cultivar baxijiao unplaced genomic scaffold, Cavendish_Baxijiao_AAA HiC_scaffold_1099, whole genome shotgun sequence genomic DNA:
- the LOC135666423 gene encoding receptor-like protein EIX2 — MEAERDALLAFKAGILDPSRRLSSWRRPVDCCRWSGVVCDNTTGHVVQLNLQNAEAYYDNSTVLGGEIGPSLLSLTHLRRLNLTQNDFGGARIPKFLGSFGRLRYLDLSYSNFGGAIPPQLGNLSTLRYLRLSSYNLRIDAGDDLQWLSRLSSLTFLQMNFVNLSTASPDWLRAVNQLPSLQQLYLSGCGLTALPDSLSRVNLTALTTLDLRGNFFNSTFPSWLFELRSLSYLAISNSELYGTVPAGFGNLTRLAQLDLSGNSLSGSIPVDLWSLASLTTLDLSHNSFTSPLLPQIGNTTSLSQLNLVQCFLVGSIPAEIGRLTSLTELRLSGNSLSGRIPAEIGNLSSVTQLDLGHNSLSGLIPVEIGKLSDLSTLDLSDNSLEGTMSELHFVNLTELVALYAYANPLTIRFDHDWVPPFQLQSIKVDTCDLGPAFPRWLRSQEFLTDIDLSNTSIEDTLPDWFWNSSSSTIMDINLSHNKIGGVLPASLESMATLMLLNLSSNLFRGRIPVLPPNLQALDLSSNSLSGSLPSTISSQLGYLFLSHNYLHGSIPSSYVCDLQQLYALDLSNNQISGEIPRCRPEGSQLLFVNLANNKLRGKIPDSIGNLGNLQFLHLNNNSLFGRIPSSLKNCSRLAVIDLGNNKFSGSIPAWIGQSLRNLQVLLLRSNMFSGHIPLQLGRSSNLQIIDLSNNRLSGSVPHSFGNFSAMISASKSMASTVSNIMNFVLSSFVASESISLVTKGDEFSFSTILRFVKSIDLSNNDLSGVIPPEIGSLFALQTLNLSRNSFEGMIPKTMGDMKSLETLDLSFNKLSGVIPESFSALNSLNHLNLSYNNLSGAIPSGNQLQTLEDASIYIGNVHLCGPPVTKSCSDDPNVDSTEEEYKQGSHVLSFYFGTGLGYLVGLWSVFVVMLFKKDWRLFYFATVDKMYDKAYVAVRIRMRN, encoded by the coding sequence ATGGAGGCGGAGAGGGACGCCCTCCTCGCCTTCAAAGCCGGCATCCTCGACCCATCCCGCCGCTTGTCCTCGTGGCGTCGCCCAGTGGACTGCTGCAGATGGAGCGGCGTGGTGTGCGACAACACCACGGGCCACGTCGTGCAGCTCAACCTCCAGAATGCGGAGGCTTACTACGACAATTCGACGGTGTTGGGGGGTGAGATCGGTCCATCTTtgctttctctaactcatttgCGCCGCTTGAATCTCACTCAGAACGACTTCGGCGGCGCCCGAATCCCCAAGTTCTTGGGTTCTTTTGGGAGACTCAGATATCTGGATCTCTCTTATTCCAATTTCGGCGGAGCCATTCCTCCCCAGCTGGGTAACCTGTCAACCCTCCGCTATCTGAGGCTGTCCTCGTACAACTTAAGGATCGACGCGGGGGACGACCTACAGTGGCTCTCGCGTCTATCTTCTCTAACATTCCTCCAAATGAACTTTGTGAACCTCAGCACGGCCTCTCCCGATTGGCTACGAGCCGTGAACCAGCTGCCCTCCCTGCAACAACTCTATCTGTCAGGCTGTGGTCTCACTGCCCTCCCCGACTCTCTTTCCCGCGTCAACCTCACGGCTCTCACCACCCTCGATCTCCGTGGCAACTTCTTCAACTCCACCTTTCCCAGCTGGCTTTTTGAACTCCGTAGCCTCTCCTATCTCGCGATCAGCAATTCTGAATTGTATGGCACCGTACCTGCCGGGTTTGGGAACTTGACTCGTCTCGCGCAGCTCGACCTTAGCGGCAACTCGCTTTCCGGTTCCATACCTGTCGATCTCTGGAGTTTGGCCAGTCTAACCACACTTGATCTCAGCCACAATTCATTTACGAGTCCCCTTCTACCTCAAATCGGGAACACGACAAGTCTGTCGCAGCTAAACCTCGTTCAGTGCTTCCTCGTTGGTTCCATCCCTGCCGAGATTGGGCGCTTGACCAGTCTTACGGAATTACGCTTAAGCGGCAATTCACTTTCTGGTCGAATCCCTGCCGAGATTGGGAATCTGTCCAGCGTAACGCAGCTCGACTTGGGTCATAATTCACTCTCCGGACTGATACCGGTTGAgatcggcaagctttccgacCTTTCCACCCTTGATCTCTCCGATAACTCCCTGGAGGGCACCATGTCCGAACTCCATTTCGTGAACCTAACCGAGTTGGTCGCCCTGTACGCTTACGCCAACCCTTTGACCATCCGATTCGACCACGACTGGGTGCCCCCTTTTCAACTTCAATCCATCAAAGTTGATACCTGTGACTTGGGTCCCGCGTTTCCCAGGTGGCTCCGTTCTCAGGAATTCCTCACTGATATTGATCTGTCCAACACAAGCATCGAAGACACACTGCCTGATTGGTTTTggaattcttcttcttccaccattATGGACATAAATCTGTCCCACAATAAGATCGGTGGAGTTTTGCCGGCATCCTTGGAGAGTATGGCCACCTTGATGCTCTTGAATTTGAGCTCCAATCTCTTTCGAGGTCGCATTCCTGTTTTGCCACCAAACCTACAAGCGCTGGACTTGTCCAGCAATTCTTTGTCGGGATCGCTACCCTCGACCATCTCATCACAGTTGGGCTACCTGTTCCTCTCCCACAACTATCTTCATGGAAGCATACCGTCGTCCTACGTCTGCGACCTGCAGCAACTTTATGCCCTTGATCTATCCAACAATCAAATATCAGGAGAAATCCCGCGTTGTCGGCCGGAGGGATCACAACTTTTGTTTGTCAATCTGGCGAACAACAAGCTACGAGGAAAGATTCCTGACTCCATCGGAAACTTGGGCAACCTTCAGTTCCTGCACTTAAACAACAACAGCCTCTTCGGACGTATTCCTTCGTCGCTGAAAAATTGCAGTCGGCTGGCTGTCATTGATCTCGGCAACAACAAATTCTCGGGAAGTATTCCAGCGTGGATCGGACAAAGTTTACGGAATCTGCAAGTACTCCTACTGCGCTCAAATATGTTTTCGGGCCATATTCCTCTGCAACTTGGACGATCTAGTAATCTTCAAATCATCGATCTCTCCAACAACAGACTATCGGGATCGGTACCGCACTCTTTCGGCAACTTCAGCGCGATGATCTCCGCGTCGAAGTCGATGGCTTCTACGGTTtcgaacattatgaattttgtgtTATCCTCTTTCGTGGCAAGCGAGAGTATATCTCTGGTTACCAAGGGCGATGAGTTCAGCTTCTCCACCATTCTCCGATTTGTGAAGAGCATAGATCTTTCGAACAATGATCTGAGCGGAGTGATTCCTCCGGAAATCGGTTCTCTTTTTGCGCTTCAAACATTGAATTTGTCGAGAAATAGTTTTGAAGGCATGATTCCGAAAACAATGGGCGATATGAAGTCATTGGAAACTCTGGACCTATCATTCAATAAGTTATCCGGAGTCATTCCTGAAAGCTTTTCGGCGCTGAATTCTCTGAACCACTTGAATCTGTCTTACAACAATCTATCGGGAGCGATTCCATCGGGGAATCAACTTCAGACGCTGGAGGATGCATCCATTTATATCGGAAATGTCCATCTCTGTGGTCCTCCGGTGACCAAGAGTTGCTCCGACGATCCCAACGTCGATTCGACAGAAGAGGAGTACAAACAAGGATCTCATGTGCTGTCATTTTACTTTGGTACCGGGCTCGGATATTTGGTCGGCTTATGGagtgtgttcgtcgtcatgctgTTCAAGAAAGATTGGAGGCTCTTCTATTTTGCAACGGTGGACAAGATGTACGACAAAGCGTATGTGGCAGTCAGGATAAGAATGCGAAATTGA
- the LOC108953169 gene encoding receptor-like protein EIX2 has translation MGGPSRPHTTHSIYTCPPPPTISQYTMHSPNSIMASCTRTTHPVPRHYSFGLWITSILLFTAATTPTTKGCVEGERDALLDFKTGIVKDPSSRLSSWRGRVDCCRWSGVVCDDTTGHVVELNLNPDYLNNETSIGGEIRPSLLLLTHLERLNLSHNDLSTDGLHWLSRLTSLRYLDMSFVNLSMASHDWLQAVNMLSSLEELHLHDCGLTDIPSSLSHVNLTALATLDISDNLFNSTIPKWLWKLHRLSYLDLSFSMFHGAIPAGIGNLADLRELHLSDNSLSGPVPTEIGNLNSLELINLTNNLLSGSLPTEIGKLSNLNILSLSSNSLEGTVSELHFARLTKLSELDLSENSLVISVDYNWVPPFQLRSIQLKSCKLGPAFPRWLRSQNSIEDLGMSNTSIEDVLPDWFWNNSASSINLSQNQINGTLPTSLEDMTNLAILKLSMNLLEGPIPRLPPYLRYLYMYNNCFSGSLSSISLPLELELLDLSHNHISGNIPSFICNLTQLRILDLSSNQISGEIPWCWQETNFLFYINLADNKLSGEIPSSIEKLTQLRSLHLNNNSLHGHLPLSLKHCSGLVFLDLGDNKFSGSIPTWIAQNFQKLEVLRLCSNMFFGNIPIELGQLHHLHIIDLANNNLSGPIPRSFGNLNATKTYRQRKLTSLDQHIVYRPLAADRPALSRYSLSRYALSYFDGTYDDSITLTIKGKSIIFSIIVYLVNIIDFSNNNLTGEIPLEIGSLSALQTLNLSRNNLIGQIPATIGGMKLLETLDLSFNKLSGGIPQSLSDLYSLNHLNLSYNNLSGVIPSGNQLQTLNDSSIYIGNVYLCGAPLNKSCYDLKSTNVIKEDNKDGSFMPSYYLSIILGYLVGLWSVFIIMLFKKNWRVFYFQMFDKMYDKAYVVIKIRINRLTSD, from the coding sequence ATGGGAGGGCCATCACGCCCGCACACCACCCACTCTATATATACATGTCCTCCACCGCCTACCATCTCTCAGTACACTATGCACTCACCAAATAGCATCATGGCCTCTTGCACCAGAACCACACACCCTGTGCCTCGGCACTACTCTTTCGGGCTTTGGATTACGAGCATTCTTTTGTTCACGGCGGCAACAACGCCGACGACGAAGGGGTGCGTAGAGGGCGAGAGGGACGCCCTCCTCGACTTCAAAACCGGCATCGTCAAGGATCCTTCCAGCCGTTTGTCATCATGGCGAGGCCGAGTAGACTGCTGCAGATGGAGCGGGGTGGTCTGTGACGACACAACCGGCCATGTCGTGGAGCTTAACCTCAATCCAGACTATCTAAACAATGAGACGTCTATCGGAGGTGAGATCAGACCATCCTTGCTCCTGCTAACTCATTTGGAGCGTCTCAACCTCAGCCACAATGACTTGTCGACCGATGGCCTGCACTGGCTCTCGCGTCTCACTTCCTTGAGATACCTCGACATGAGCTTTGTGAACCTTTCCATGGCCTCCCACGATTGGCTTCAAGCAGTGAACATGTTGTCCTCACTAGAGGAGCTACATTTACATGACTGTGGCCTCACCGACATcccctcttctctttcccatgtcaaCCTCACAGCACTGGCCACTCTGGACATCAGTGACAACCTCTTCAACTCCACCATCCCCAAATGGCTATGGAAACTCCACAGACTCTCTTATCTTGATCTCAGTTTTTCTATGTTTCATGGTGCCATACCCGCTGGGATTGGAAATTTGGCCGATCTAAGAGAACTTCATCTTAGTGATAATTCACTTTCAGGTCCCGTACCCACTGAGATTGGAAATTTGAATAGTCTAGAACTTATCAATCTCACGAATAATTTACTCTCTGGATCGTTACCTACTGAGATCGGCAAGCTTTCCAACCTCAATAttctttctctctctagtaaTTCCCTAGAGGGCACCGTGTCTGAACTCCATTTCGCTCGCTTAACCAAACTAAGTGAGCTCGATCTATCTGAAAACTCCCTAGTCATCTCAGTAGACTATAATTGGGTTCCTCCTTTTCAACTCCGATCCATTCAACTGAAGTCTTGTAAGTTGGGGCCTGCATTTCCAAGATGGCTCCGTTCACAAAACTCCATTGAGGATTTGGGTATGTCGAACACAAGCATCGAGGACGTCTTGCCTGATTGGTTTTGGAATAATTCTGCTTCATCTATAAATCTCTCCCAAAATCAGATTAATGGTACTTTGCCAACTTCCTTGGAGGATATGACAAACCTGGCCATTCTGAAACTAAGTATGAATTTGCTTGAAGGCCCTATTCCTCGTTTGCCACCTTACTTGcgttatttgtatatgtataataATTGCTTTTCGGGATCGTTGTCATCAATCTCTCTCCCACTAGAATTGGAACTGTTGGATCTCTCACATAACCATATCAGTGGGAACATACCATCATTTATCTGCAACTTGACACAACTTCGTATCCTCGATCTATCGAGCAACCAAATATCAGGTGAAATCCCTTGGTGTTGGCAAGAGACAAACTTCCTTTTCTACATTAATCTAGCAGATAATAAGCTCTCGGGAGAAATTCCTAGCTCTATTGAAAAGTTGACTCAGCTTCGGTCTTTGCACTTAAACAATAATAGTCTACATGGGCATCTTCCGTTGTCATTGAAACATTGCAGTGGACTAGTTTTTCTTGATCTTGGCGATAATAAATTCTCAGGTAGCATACCTACGTGGATTGCACAAAACTTTCAAAAACTAGAGGTACTCCGGCTATGCTCAAATATGTTTTTTGGTAATATTCCTATAGAGCTTGGACAACTTCATCATCTACATATTATCGACCTTGCTAATAATAATTTATCAGGTCCAATTCCACGCTCCTTTGGTAATTTAAATGCAACAAAAACTTATAGGCAACGAAAATTGACTAGTCTAGACCAACATATAGTTTATAGACCATTGGCAGCCGATCGCCCTGCTTTGTCGCGTTATTCTTTGTCGCGTTATGCTTTGTCGTATTTTGATGGCACTTATGATGATAGCATCACTTTAACTATAAAGGGAAAAAGTATCATCTTTTCGATCATTGTTTACCTTGTCAATATTATAGACTTTTCAAATAATAATTTGACCGGAGAAATCCCATTAGAAATTGGGTCTCTTTCGGCACTCCAAACTTTAAATCTATCAAGAAATAATCTTATCGGTCAAATACCAGCGACAATTGGTGGCATGAAATTATTGGAAACTCTGGACCTGTCATTTAATAAGTTATCCGGAGGTATTCCTCAAAGCTTGTCAGACCTGTATTCTCTGAATCACTTGAATTTGTCTTACAACAATCTATCAGGAGTTATTCCTTCGGGAAATCAACTACAAACACTCAATGACTCATCCATTTATATTGGCAATGTATATCTATGTGGAGCTCCCCTCAACAAGAGTTGCTACGATCTTAAAAGTACCAATGTGATAAAAGAAGACAACAAAGACGGATCCTTTATGCCATCATATTATCTGAGTATCATACTCGGATATTTGGTTGGATTATGGAGCGTGTTTATCATCATGTTGTTCAAGAAAAATTGGAGGGTTTTCTATTTTCAGATGTTTGATAAAATGTATGATAAAGCTTATGTTGTCATCAAAATAAGAATTAATAGATTAACAAGTGATTGA
- the LOC135666426 gene encoding receptor-like protein EIX2, producing MASCSRSTHPVPRHNSFGLWLTSILLFTAATTPTTKGCVEGERDALLDFKTGIVKDPSSRLSSWQGRVDCCRWSGVVCDNRTGHVVELNLQNSNPYNYETSIGGEIRPSLLLLTHLERLNLSYNDFGGIQIPKFLGSLTELTYLDLSSSNFSGAIPPQLGNLSRLRYLDLNSLYDLTIDGLHWLSRLTSLRYLDMSLMKLSMSSHNWLQAVNMLSSLEELHLQDCGLTNLHSSLSHVNLTTLATLDLHRNLFNSTFPNWLWKLHNLSYLDLSSSMLHGAISAGIGKLTGLRELHLSDNSLSGPVPTEIGICNSLKLIDLRDNSLFGPIPAGIGNLTGLRKLYLDHNSLFGVIPAGIGNLTSLGVLYLNDNSLSGPIPVEIGNLTGLGELYLNVNSLSGPVPIEIGKLSNLTILSLSSNSLEGEIPIEIGSLSMLQTLNLSRNNFVGQIPAAIGAMKSLETLDLSFNKLSGVIPQSFSALNSLNHLNLSYNNLSGAIPSGNQLRTLEDASIYIGNVHLCGPPVTKSCSDDPNVDSTEEEYEQGSHVLSFYFGTGLGYLVGLWSVFVIMLFKKDWRLFYFATVDKMYDKAYVAIKIRMRNWHDAAGRM from the exons ATGGCCTCTTGCAGCAGAAGCACACACCCTGTGCCACGGCACAACTCTTTCGGGCTTTGGCTTACGAGCATTCTTTTGTTCACGGCGGCAACAACGCCGACGACGAAGGGGTGCGTAGAGGGCGAGAGGGACGCCCTCCTCGACTTCAAAACCGGCATCGTCAAGGATCCTTCCAGCCGTTTGTCATCATGGCAAGGCCGAGTAGACTGCTGCAGATGGAGCGGGGTGGTTTGTGACAACAGAACCGGCCATGTCGTGGAGCTCAACCTCCAGAATTCCAACCCTTATAACTATGAGACGTCTATCGGAGGTGAGATCAGACCATCCTTGCTCCTTCTAACTCATTTGGAGCGCCTCAACCTCAGCTACAATGACTTCGGTGGGATCCAAATCCCGAAATTTTTGGGTTCCCTTACCGAGTTGACGTATCTCGACCTCTCCTCGTCCAACTTCAGCGGAGCCATTCCTCCCCAGCTGGGCAACCTGTCCAGGCTCCGCTATCTCGACCTAAATTCACTATATGACTTAACGATCGATGGCCTGCACTGGCTCTCGCGTCTCACTTCCTTGAGATACCTCGACATGAGCTTAATGAAACTTTCCATGTCCTCCCACAATTGGCTTCAAGCGGTGAACATGTTGTCCTCACTAGAGGAGCTACATTTACAAGACTGTGGCCTCACCAATCTCcactcttctctttcccatgtcaaCCTCACGACACTGGCCACTCTCGATCTCCATCGCAACCTCTTCAACTCCACCTTCCCCAACTGGCTATGGAAACTCCACAACCTCTCTTATCTTGATCTCAGTTCTTCTATGCTTCATGGTGCCATATCTGCTGGGATTGGAAAATTGACTGGTCTAAGAGAACTTCATCTTAGTGATAATTCACTTTCAGGTCCCGTGCCCACTGAGATTGGAATTTGTAATAGTCTAAAACTTATCGATCTGCGTGATAATTCACTCTTTGGACCCATACCTGCTGGGATTGGGAATTTGACTGGTCTAAGAAAGCTTTATCTTGATCATAATTCACTCTTCGGAGTCATACCTGCTGGGATTGGGAATTTGACTAGTCTAGGAGTGCTTTATCTTAACGATAATTCACTTTCAGGTCCCATACCTGTTGAGATTGGGAATTTGACTGGTCTAGGAGAGCTTTATCTTAACGTAAATTCACTTTCAGGTCCCGTACCCATTGAGATCGGCAAGCTTTCCAACCTCACTATTCTTTCTCTGTCTAGTAATTCCCTGGAGG GAGAAATCCCCATAGAAATTGGGTCTCTTTCAATGCTCCAAACTTTAAATCTATCAAGAAACAATTTTGTCGGCCAAATTCCAGCGGCAATTGGTGCCATGAAATCATTGGAAACTCTGGATCTGTCATTCAATAAGTTATCCGGAGTCATTCCTCAAAGCTTTTCTGCGCTGAATTCTCTGAACCACTTGAATCTGTCTTACAACAATCTATCGGGAGCGATTCCATCGGGGAATCAACTTCGGACGCTGGAGGATGCATCCATTTATATCGGAAATGTCCATCTCTGTGGACCTCCGGTGACCAAGAGTTGCTCCGACGATCCCAACGTCGATTCGACGGAGGAGGAGTACGAACAAGGATCTCATGTGCTGTCATTTTACTTTGGTACCGGGCTCGGATATTTGGTCGGCTTATGGAGTGTGTTCGTGATCATGCTGTTCAAGAAAGATTGGAGGCTCTTCTATTTTGCAACGGTGGACAAGATGTACGACAAAGCGTATGTGGCAATCAAGATAAGAATGCGAAATTGGCATGACGCAGCTGGTCGAATGTGA
- the LOC135666424 gene encoding receptor-like protein EIX1 — protein MANPRRSTRLWLTSILLFVLTTTASAKGCTEVERDALLTFRARIVDPSHRMSSWRRLVDCCRWNGVVCDDTTGRVVELNLQNSEDMTVEANQAALRGEISPSLLSLTHLDRLDLNHNDFGGSPIPTFLGSFPKLTYLNLSWSNFSGAIPPQLGNLSSLRSLDLHSYGLSSDRLHWLSRLSSLRYLDMSGVNLSMASHDWLHSVNMLSSLVELHLPYCGLTDLPSSLSHVNLTTLTILDLCGNLFNSTFPNWLLELRNLSYLVLGDSKLHGELPAGIGRLTRLTQLDLSANSLSGPLPAEIWSSRSLTSIDLSFNSFRGPMQVEAGNRTSLSQVYLINCSLTGRIPAAIGSLTRLKELHLSGNRLTGPIPAEIGNLTALTTLDLGQNSLYGSVPPEIGKLSNLTSLDLSLNSLKGTMSELHLANLAKLDVLYLYRNSLDIAIGHDWIPPFQLETIGLDSCKLGPSFPRWLRSQESIVDLNLSTRVSRTLCLTGSGILLPRPLWS, from the coding sequence ATGGCCAATCCCAGGAGAAGCACGCGTCTCTGGCTCACCAGCATTCTGCTCTTCGTGCTCACAACCACGGCGTCGGCCAAGGGGTgcactgaggtggagagggacgcCCTCCTCACCTTCAGAGCCCGCATCGTAGATCCGTCCCACCGCATGTCCTCGTGGCGTCGCCTAGTAGACTGCTGCAGATGGAACGGCGTGGTGTGCGACGACACCACAGGCCGCGTCGTGGAGCTCAACCTCCAGAATTCGGAGGACATGACTGTCGAGGCGAATCAGGCGGCTCTGCGGGGTGAGATCAGTCCGTCCTTGCTCTCTTTAACGCATTTGGATCGCTTGGATCTCAATCACAATGACTTCGGGGGGTCACCGATCCCCACCTTCCTGGGCTCTTTCCCCAAGCTCACGTATCTCAACCTCTCCTGGTCCAACTTCAGCGGAGCCATTCCGCCCCAGCTGGGCAACCTGTCCAGCCTCCGCTCGCTCGATCTCCATTCGTATGGCTTATCGAGCGATCGCCTGCACTGGCTCTCGCGTCTCTCTTCCTTGAGATACCTCGACATGAGCGGTGTGAACCTTTCCATGGCCTCCCACGATTGGCTTCACTCAGTGAACATGTTGTCCTCACTGGTGGAGCTACATTTACCATACTGTGGCCTCACCGAcctcccctcttctctttcccatgtcaaCCTCACGACGTTGACCATTCTCGATCTCTGTGGCAACCTCTTCAACTCTACCTTCCCCAACTGGCTTCTAGAACTCCGCAACCTGTCCTATCTTGTTCTTGGCGATTCAAAGTTGCATGGCGAGCTACCTGCTGGGATCGGGAGATTGACTCGTCTGACGCAGCTTGACCTCAGCGCTAATTCACTCTCTGGTCCTCTCCCCGCGGAGATTTGGAGTTCGAGGAGTCTAACAAGCATCGACCTCAGCTTTAATTCCTTCAGAGGTCCCATGCAAGTGGAAGCAGGGAATCGGACTAGTCTCTCACAGGTATATCTGATCAACTGCTCACTCACTGGCCGCATCCCTGCTGCGATTGGGAGTTTGACTCGTCTCAAGGAGCTGCACCTCAGTGGCAATCGACTCACTGGTCCCATACCTGCCGAGATTGGTAATTTGACTGCTCTAACAACGCTCGACTTGGGTCAGAATTCTCTCTATGGATCCGTACCACCTGAGATCGGCAAGCTTTCCAACCTAACCTCTCTTGATCTCTCCCTCAATTCCCTGAAAGGTACCATGTCCGAACTCCATCTCGCCAACCTTGCCAAGCTAGATGTCTTATACTTGTACAGGAACTCCTTGGACATCGCAATAGGCCATGACTGGATTCCACCTTTCCAACTCGAGACAATCGGTCTGGATTCCTGTAAGCTGGGCCCTTCGTTTCCCAGATGGCTGCGCTCACAGGAATCCATCGTGGATTTGAATTTGTCAACACGAGTATCGAGGACACTTTGCCTGACTGGTTCTGGAATTCTTCTTCCTCGTCCATTATGGTCATAA